tctgatttgtactttgtctagctgtattcttttgctactttgtctcgttcttggttgttactttgcattttgccctgttttgtctgcttttatttttgtaatcagctttttaataaagctcgccttttgttctcctgatcTTGCCTCTGGTAACTGCGTTTGtgtccaccttccccttccatagttttccctttttaacccAACCCTGACAAAAACTGCATCCTGCATTCACACCCTGTGGGTGGTGGTAAAACATGACATTGGCAAATGAGCAGAGAAGCAAAACGTTATTGCTAATGCCAGATTATTTTACTAAAGTAAAAATACTAATATCACACACTCATGGGCGGAAATCCCTGGGGGGACATCCCCCCCATCCAGTAAAGCTGTCCCCCCAGAATAATTTGAGACACAATTAATACTTTTTGAACAATGCAGTAGCATTTATTGAGAGCACAATGTAAGCAGTGCTCATTATAATCCCGCAAGAATGTGctttttacatctttaaagattTAGTGGCTCATAATTTTAGAAAGACTTGAGTAAATGTTGGGAAGATTTATTtacaaaagtgtgttttgcttttcagaTCCTGAGTTCAAAGACCTCGGGGAACTACCAGCTCTGCCCTGTGAGTATTCAACCTACGTTACTTGGTTACAGTATATTAGACCTGCTGCAGGTCAGTAGATACTTCTTACTGAGTTATGCATTTCTTCATTCAAGtaataatgatacatttattaaatgtgtttcgCGTCCTCCTTTTGGCACTAACTAATTTTACAATCTCAAAACCAGCATTActttaacacaaaaatattgTCATCCGCAGTTTGTGACTTTGAGCTGAGCGGTCCTGAGGGCTTTGTAGAATCGGCCCAGATTGCTGGAGAGGGCCGGGCATTGCAGACTGAGGCTGTAGACTGCAGGTGGTACATCAAGGCTCCACCAAGAGCTACGGTCTGTATATGTCAAACTTTTGAATCAGTGTTACATTTAGGTGTTTGTCAGTTGTGCTTTTGCAACTGTTTGTGTATAAAACATATCTGACTTTGACTTGAGATCATATATTTCCACTGAACTCCATGAAAAATATTGGAATATCCACCTGTCTTGAGACATGTCTGTGCTCACCATCCAATGTTCTCTCTGCTTGGAAAGAGACATCTTTGGTTTTCACAGCCAAACAAGAACAACTCCAAGCCAGCTTTCTTCACATCAAAAACTGCATGGACATGGGCGTTACCCACCTATTCATATCAATTCATGTACAGGAAATGGCAATATTGCCTAAAATGCTGAAGTGTTAGCATACGCCGCAAAGCTAGTGATTTAACCAGGATAATTTTGGTTTCTGTGTCAACATTACACAGTGAGGATGGGCAACTTGGCTGCTGTCACTAAAACGTAATGAATGCTTTGAAAAGCATTAGAAGATGCCAGGAGGAGTAAATGTAACCAAAGCCTGGTGCACTACACCTCTTCTTGATGCCACTCAACCTTCTACCCACAGATCTACATGCGTTTTCTGGAGTATGAGATGCACAACTCGAATGAGTGCAAGCGGAACTTTGTTGCCATCTATGACGGCAGCAGTTCGGTTGAGCACCTGAAGAATAAGTTCTGCTCCACAGTGGCAAACGACGTCATGCTGACCTCCTCGGTGGGCGTGGTGAGACTGTGGGCAGATGAGGGAAGCAGGAAGAGCAAATTCAGGATTCTCTTTACAACTTTCCATGCACGTGAGTGCCTCTCTGTCAATTCTGTTTAACTGTGTCACCACAGACTCTCTCTATAGGTGTACTCTGTCTCCATGTGAGCATGGTGGTCCGGTCTGTTTTCAGTCCACAGCGCTACTACATCTGCATGACTTGCCTTTCGCTTTTTCAGCTCCATGTGAAGGAGATACTTTCTTTTGCCACAGCAACATGTGCATCAACAACACCTTGGTCTGCAACGGTATCCAGAACTGTGTTTACCCATGGGATGAGAATCACTGCAAAGGTACCGAGAGACACTCACTCTGAGAAACTCACCACCAGCCATATATTGACCATGGCTAATACTGACTCATTCTTCTCCGTGTCATCTCCCTTATCAGAGAAGAGGAAAGCAAGCATCTTGGACACGCTGGATCACACTAACCTAACCATCATCGGAGTGACCTGTGGCCTGGTTGTCCTCTTGCTCGTCATCTCCGTCATCATCCAGGTCAAACAGCCTCGCAAGAAATACATCATTCGCAGGTGAAATCTTTGAACAtcataaagaaatataattCTTTATGCACGTCACTGCgaaattcaatatttttgtaAAGGTAAGGAAGTTGATAGGGGattaggcttttttttaatccaaacatTATGTGTGATGACTGAAGTGTGATGTGAAAGCCCCCCCAAAACTTCTGTGTATTTCACAgaacccacaatgcaacatcgCAGGAAGCAATTTATAAGTTAACATACAGCTTCCTATGGAGCCACAAAcggctttatactacttttttcacatatgcagcagtacttcccaagacctgtaaacacactttgtgtaaaattggtgaagttaccctttagGGTAAAATAGCTCCAATggttgtttagtttgtttaggcataaaaaaaaaatcagtcagtgaagatctttctcttctgattaaaatgtcttccccaaaactacatagtgcacctttaaagctacATGTTTACTTCTGCATCCATTTACATTGGACGAAACAGGCTTGTATTTTGAGTTGCAGTGAGATAAGAGGAAAAACCTCATTGCCCATTTAGGGGCCCACAGTGCAAGGATACAGGACTATGAACAAACATTGTGCTAAGAAGGTTTgagacacatacaaacataaatatgggtcTTGATAAGCTGCATTCACAGCAGAGCTACAGTATGTAGCCATTGTTTGATGGGGTAGGctgaaaaagttacatagtctaccttttaatgtgtaaaactgatgagttaccctttaagggACTTGAAAGCATTCCCATTTGacaaacaggtttttttctgctgggttCAATGAAATGCTGTTGAACTCTAATCATAAGGGGGACACCCATAACAAAATGGGTTGTCAGATAagacatttggacatttttgagTGCAGAAGGAAAATTTGCTTTATGTAAAAGTGTGTGGATCACAGGCCTGTAGGCTTGAACTGCAGTtttataataacacacaaaaacttgaatattttctttttttttttttttgctagatATCTACAATCTAAACTAGTTTAAGAATAAAACCAGTTTGAGAATCACTATTAGCTTTTTTGTACTGTCCCGAATGTTTACAGTGTCTGTATCATCCATGttggtgtgtctgtgcatgttcTTTCCTCTACTTGTCCACAGAGATGACTTTGATCctgccctcctccaccctggTTTTGAGCCTCCACACTATGAGCTCTGCACTCTGCGCCGGGCCCCATCAGGCGACCTGACTGATGCTGCCCTTGCCGAGGACTTTGAGAAGTTCCACAAGCTCCGCCGCTCCTCCTCCAAATGCATCCGGGACCACCACTGTGGCTCCCACCATGGGAGTGTGCACGGTAGTGTGCACGGCAGCCGCAGCAACCTGAGCATGAGGGACGCTACCATTGCAGCCGACGGAGGGGCTCTTGTGCCACCTGTGCCACCGGTGATGGTGAGCCAGCAGTCACCACGCCTCTCACACCACACCACTCCAGCAGGTCGAAGGAGCATCCTGGTGATGAAGCACAGTTATTCTCAGGATGGGGCAGAGGGGTacaggggagaggaggacgaCGACCTGACGATGGATGATGGTCCCACTACCAGCCATCACCACATGCACCACCATCAGATGCACCATGGGCCATTAGGGCTGGACCACACTGTTCACCGTACACTGTCTAATGATTTCTAATGTAAGGCAACatggaaatgtgaaaatgaaaaaacacataataacCTTAGTTCTTTCTGCTGAggataaaaatattttaaattccTTTTAAAACTGGATTTATGTTTAATGAATATCAATGAATTTATGTTTCTTGGTGTCATATTCAAAATCAGATGGAGGTTGAGCTTTGGAAGCAGAGCGGAATAACAATTATGCAAAAAACTTACAAGtgattataataaaaaataccCATGTTCAAGTTGAATATTACACTGCTGTGGTAATACGTGGGAGAAACAGATATATAACCTGTCAGGATTTGACAGGAAGTGTTTCATGGAAGATTTTATGCTGCATCCACAGATAATTGAGTTTGAACAGATTCTCATGCattgcaatttgtttttttcctatttgTTCCTTGTTTTGCTTCAG
Above is a window of Acanthopagrus latus isolate v.2019 chromosome 21, fAcaLat1.1, whole genome shotgun sequence DNA encoding:
- the LOC119011175 gene encoding neuropilin and tolloid-like protein 1; its protein translation is MAAQTSENLTKNLEECAILCTTDTSKLVSPRDLLLIYPEFKDLGELPALPFCDFELSGPEGFVESAQIAGEGRALQTEAVDCRWYIKAPPRATIYMRFLEYEMHNSNECKRNFVAIYDGSSSVEHLKNKFCSTVANDVMLTSSVGVVRLWADEGSRKSKFRILFTTFHAPPCEGDTFFCHSNMCINNTLVCNGIQNCVYPWDENHCKEKRKASILDTLDHTNLTIIGVTCGLVVLLLVISVIIQVKQPRKKYIIRRDDFDPALLHPGFEPPHYELCTLRRAPSGDLTDAALAEDFEKFHKLRRSSSKCIRDHHCGSHHGSVHGSVHGSRSNLSMRDATIAADGGALVPPVPPVMVSQQSPRLSHHTTPAGRRSILVMKHSYSQDGAEGYRGEEDDDLTMDDGPTTSHHHMHHHQMHHGPLGLDHTVHRTLSNDF